The DNA sequence GGGGTTGATCCCGGCACTGCTGATCTGCCTCGCGGCGCCGGCCTTCTTCGTGGTCCGGCTGCCCTGGCTGGGGTGGGCGCTGCTCGCGGCGGGCATGCTGATCGCCTGGCTCGTACGTGCACGGACGGATGCTGAGGCCGATGCGGCACGGTCGCCCCAGACAACGGCCGGGGTGCGCACGCCGAGCCTCGTCCGCGACCTCTCGCTCATCACGGTCGGAATGCTGATCGTGAGCGTGATCGACCTGAAGGCCGAGCTCGACAACCTCGCCTTCCTCCGCTTCACCCTCGCGCTCGGCGGGGCGGTGGTCGTGCCGTACGTGATCTCGCGATTCGTCTACCGGGACTACGCGATCCGGTTCCCGTGGCGCGGCGGAGGCCGGTGGACGGCGTTCCAGTGGAGCTGGCTCATCGGCGTGCTCGTGCTGGGCTGGCTGATCCTGCCGTTCTACTTCATCACGTCGGGCGTCTACATGAACTGGCCGGTCGTGGACACGCCCGACCTGATCGCACGGCTCTTCGTCGGCGTCGGCGCGGTCGGCATCTGGGACGAGCTCTTCTTCATCTGCACGGTCTTCGCTCTGCTGCGCCGGCACTTCCCGGACTGGCAGGCCAACATCCTGCAGGCGATCGTGTTCGTCTCGTTCCTGTGGGAGCTGGGTTACCAGGCGTGGGGTCCGCTGCTGACGATCCCGTTCGCACTCGTCCAGGCCTACATCTTCAAGCGCACCCGCTCGCTCGGATACGTGGTGACCGTCCACCTGCTGTTCGACGCGGTTGTGTTCCTGGTCCTCGTGCACGCGCACAACCCGGGCTTGCTCGATGGGATCTTCCTGGTCTGAGCGCTCGTCCGCGGCGCTGCGCGCGCGCGGGCGTGGACTGAGAACAGGTGATTCGGCCAACGCAGGACGATCCGGCGCGGAAAGGGCCTGCCCTGCGCGAAGCTCCTGTTCCGGGCGGCATGGATGTCCGGCGCGCGTGCCAAACTGCGGGAATGCGCTCGAGGGACTTCCGACAGCCTCCGGTCGTCAAGGTCGTTCCCCGCGAGGACGCGCCTCGAGGGACGCCGGGGCGGTGGCCCGACTCGATCCCCGCCGTCCGAGAACTGCTCGACGCGGGCCTCGACCTCCAGCCGGGCGTGACGTTCCTCGTCGGCGAGAACGGCTCGGGCAAGTCGACCCTCCTGGAGGGCATCGCGATGGCGTACGGCTTCTCGGCCGAGGGGGGATCCGCTTCCGCACAGCACCGCACTCGTCCGAGCGAGTCGGACCTGTCCGAGCGGATCCGATTGCAGCGCGGCATCGGCGCACCCCGGTGGGGCTACTTCCTCCGCGCCGAAACGATGCACGGGTTCTACTCCTATCTGGAGGAGAACCCGACGAACAGTCCCGAACCGGTCTTCCACGAGATGAGCCACGGGGAGTCGTTCCTGGCCGTCCTCGACACCAGGTTCGACTCGCCCGGCTTCTACTGCCTCGACGAGCCCGAGGCGGCGCTGTCGTTCTCGTCGACCCTCACGCTGATTGCGACGCTCCGTCGGATCGCGGATGCCGGTGGGCAGGTGCTCTGCGCGACGCACTCGCCCGTGCTCGCCTCGCTGCCCGGCGCGCACATCGTCGAGGTGGGGGAATGGGGACTGCGCGCGTCGGCGTGGGAGGACCTCGAGCTCGTCACCCACTGGCGTTCCTACCTCGCGGCTCCGGAGCGCTACCTGCGCCATCTGCTCGACTGACCGGCGGCGATTCTCGACCGTCGCGTAATGGAATGCCGTCCGGGGCGTCCTGGAAGTAGCGGAGGGGTCGAACCCTCGCTTGCCACTCCGTGTGGCTGCTCGTTCCAGCTCATGGGTCGGCGTCGTTTCTGGGGGAACGGCGCCGACCCACCCCGACCGTGCGCGCAACAGTCGGGAACAAGGAAAGCCGGCCCTCAGGGGACGGCTTTCCTTGCTGGTGCCCGCGACGGGGATCGAACGATCAGTCGCGCGGTGGCCGGGACTCCGTATCGCCGTCGCCCAGCGTCGCTCGTCCGGAGAACTGTCCAACCCCCGCCGATCGAATCCCGAGCGGCGAGTCGCCCAGAGGCAAAGCCCGATTCACTCCGGCGCGCTGCATCGGGACGAGATGCCCATGCGGATGAGGCCGTCGATCGTCGTGGAGTCCCGGATGCTCATCTTCTCGACGGGCAGGGTTCCGCTGTAGCGGATGTCTTCCTGCATGGCGCGGTCGGGAGAGTAGCCGGCCGCATCCCAGACCTGGAGGATTCGTGCGAGCGAGGCGGCGTTGTCGTCCGTTGTGAACTCGATTCCGACCCCGACGCGGGTCCCGTCCTCGCCGCACGCGGTCGTCACGAGTTCGAGCTCTTGTGCGTCGATGATGGCTCCCGTGGCGTTGCGGGCTGACCCCGCAGTTGCGGCAAGCGAGGCAGCCGCCATCTCCGCGACTCCTGCGCGAGCCTCGTCGGCGGTGTAGACGGGCCGGGGCGGCGGTGTCGGCGAGGGCTCCCGCGTGCCCGCGCTGAGACCGCAGGAGAAGGCTCGGTCGGTTCGTGTGGGGAGGGTGAAGGCGGGCTCGCCGTCGGTCGCTGTCGGGGCGGCCAGGTAGTCGAAGCTGGAGGAGTACCAGACCCGAAGCGCATCACCGTCGCCCGCCACGGCATAGGCGCCGTCGGCGAATGGGTGATATCCGTCGTCGCCACCGGTCCGCTCGACGGCGGTTGCGAAGATGCCATCCGTTCGGTACACGGTGCCCCAGCCGGCGAGGAGGAAGGAGTCCTCCTCGATCACGTATCCGGTTTCGCACCCGGCGCTGATCAGCGGTACGACCGTCGCGGAAGAGGTGAGCACCCAGACGAATCCGGCCAGACACGCGGCAGCGATCGCGGCGAGACGCGCCGGAACCATCACGAGCAGCCAGATCCGCGACACCGGGATCAGACACAGTCCCACCGCAAGAGACGTCAGAGCCGCGACGACGGCCACCGTCCCGATCCGCGAGGACCCCATCGTTCCGATCAAGACGGACACCTGGCCGTTCGATCCGGTGGAGATCGCCAGCAAGAACACCAGTACTGCGACGGCTGCAGCGAAAGTCGCTCCTGCTGCCAGAACCACCCGACGTCGCAATCGAGACGGGGATGCGGGACCCTCCGCGTCCTCTTCCGTCGAAACCGGCGCGCTGGACACTCCTCGAGCCTAAGAGGCCGGCACCGCCCGAGAGATGCCCGCCGACTCACCATCGCCCGCTGATGAGGATGCCGACATCATCCGCCGCCCGGATCCGTTCAGGAATCGGGTTCGGAGACTGCGTGAATCACGCCGGGTCTTTGCGCTCGCGCATCAGGTTGCCTTCGGGGCGGTTGTCAGGGGTGCGTCGGTGGTCGCGGCCCACGTGGCGAGAAGTGTGAGGGCGTCTTCGGATGGTGAGCCGGGTTCGGCGGTGAAGGTCGAGAGTTGCAGTCCTGGGTCGGCGGGCAGCTCGAACGCTTCATAGGTGAGTTCGAGGTCGCCGACGAGGGGGTGGTGGATGCGCTTGACGCCGGTGCGGTGGTAGCGGACGTCGTGTGCGGCCCAGAGGGTCCGGAACGTTTCGGAGCGGGTGGCGAGTTCGCCGACGAGGTCGGTGAGGCGTTTGTCGAACGGGTTGCGGCCGGCGTCGCCGCGCATGGCGGCGACGAATTCCTGCACGACTTTGTCCCAGTCGGGGTAGAAGTCGTGCGCGGCAGGGTTGAAGAAGGCGAACCGGGCGCTGTTGGGAGCGGGTTCGGCGAACACGGGTGAATAGAGGGCGCGGCCGAGGCGGTTCGCTGCGACGTAGTCGTAGTAGTTGTTGCGGATGATCGCGGGTGCTTCGGTGATGGCGTCGAGAAGACGCTGGATGCTGGGTCGAAGCGTCGTGGTGCTCTTGCGGGGCTTGCGCGCGACCGGGGAGGTGTTCGCGGCGTGAGCGAGGTCGTGAAGATGAGCGGCTTCAGCGTCGTCGAGGTGCAGGGCGCGGGCGAGGGAGTCGAGGACGCCGGGGGAGACGCCGGAAAGGTCGCCGCGTTCGAGGCGGGTGTAGTAGTCCACACTCATCCCGGACAGCAGGGCGACTTCTTCGCGGCGCAATCCGGGGACGCGCCGGTTGCCGCCGAACGCGGGGAGTCCTGCGGCGTCGGGCGTGATGCGTGCGCGGCGGGTGGTGAGGAACTCCTTTACCTCGCTGCGATTGTCCATGCCACGACCGTACGCCGGTCATCGCGGGCGAGGGAGGGACTGGCAGTACCGGTGACGGCCGCCACTCCCACGTGACGTGGGGACGCGGTTGTCTGGAACCACATCGAGGAAAGGCGGACCAGGCATGCACACGAGGACGTTGGGTCAGGGGCTCGAGGTCTCGGCGATCGGTTTGGGGGCGATGGGCATGTCGATGTCATACGGCCCCAATCCGGGCGACCGGGACGACATGATCGGCGTGCTCCGGTACGCGGTCGCGCAGGGCGTGACCTTCATCGACACCGCCGAGGTGTACGGCCCTTTCGTGAACGAAGAGCTGGTGGGCGCTGCGATCGCCCCGATCCGCGATGATGTCGTGGTCGCGACGAAGTTCGGGTGGCGCATCGTCGACGGGACCATGCAGGGTACGGACTCGCGGCCGGACCAGATCCGCCGCGTCGCCGACGCGTCGCTGCAGCGGCTCGGGGTGGAGGCGATCGATCTGTTCTACCAACACCGGGTCGACCCCGCGGTTCCGATCGAGGACGTCGCCGGCGCCGTCGGGGAGCTGGTCGCGGCAGGCAAGGTGAAGCATTTCGGGCTGTCCGAGGCCGGCGCGGGGACGATTCGCCGCGCGCACGCGGTGTTTCCGGTGACGGCGGTCCAGAGCGAGTACTCGCTGTGGACGCGGGACCCCGAGGCGGCGGTGCTGCCGGTGTGCGACGAGCTGGGCATCGGGTTCGTGCCGTTCAGCCCGCTCGGCAAGGGCTTCTTCACCGGGGCAGTCACCCCTGACGCGACATTCGCGCCCGGCGAGATCCGGGCACGGGTGCCCCGGTTCGAGGCGGAGAACCTCGCCGCGAACCAGGCCCTCATCGACCACATCACGGCCCTCGCCGCCACGCGCTCCGCATCTCCCGCGCAGGTCGCGCTGGCATGGCTTCTCGCCCAGCGCCCGTACATCGTCCCGATCCCGGGGACCCGTCGGCGGGAGCGGATCGACGAGAACGCCGCAGCCACCACTGTCGGGCTGTCGGCGGACGACCTCGCAGACCTGAACAGCCTGGTCGACCGGCTCGGGGTCGCGGGGAACCGGTACGACGACGCCGGCATGGGAATGGTCGGCCGGTAGCCGGCGACCGCACACATCACCGACTGCCTGGAGGCATGCGGAGTGGAACTCACGCTCGACAACGACATCCGGATGCCGGCTCTCGGGTTCGGGGTGTTCCAGACCACACCCGACGAGACCGTGGCGGCGGTGCACGCCGCCCTTGAGACCGGATACCGGCTCATCGACACCGCCGCCGCGTACGGCGGGGCGCAGACGGTGTTTCCGACGGACTCGTTCGCGACGGGCGTGGAGTTCATCCGGCGCATTGCGCTCGTCACGGACGCGGTCGGTCGCGAGCCGGACATCGACCTGCGACCCGAGGCGGCGGTCGTTCGTACTGCCGCAACACCGCGCGGCCGACTGGACACCGCCGATGTAGAACTCGTGCGTTCGATCGCCGGGATCGCCGCAGAGCTGGGGCTTGCCCCCGACCCGTCTCGTCTCCATACGATTCAGATCGCCATCGCGGAGGCGGAGGACCGGAGCACCCAGGAGTTCTGGGTCGCGGCTCTGGGCTATGAGTCGCTCGACGGAATCATCGTCGACCCGCTGCGCCGCGGACCGCGAATGTGGTTCGACGAGATCGCAGCACCGGGCCGCGGTCGCACCCACATAGATGTGGCCGTACCGAACGATCGAGCCGCCGAGCGTGTAACCGCAATCCTCGACGCGGGTGGGCGGCTCGCAGATGACTCGCACGCACCGCAGTGGTGGACGTTCGCGTCGCCCGACAACCACGGTGTCGACATCGCAGCGTGGGGCGATATCGATGACGGCGCGGCATCGACCGTCGACGCACACGACCAATAGCCCCCTCGGCTGCCGAAACCCTGAGGATCCCCAATCGCTCATTGCCCGGTTGGGGATCCGTATGCCGGTTGAGCGTGCCGCTTTGCCCATCGGCCCGCGGGCGGACATTGAGTGTTGACGCCGCGAGCAGCTCCTATCGGTGGGTTGCGCCGCGACACTCTCGTGTCGAAGTTGGCGGTATGTGTGACCAATCACGCCGCTGCGGACACCATGAAGTGTGAGAGACGAATCTGACCAGTCCGTGTGGCAGCAACTGCTGGCCGGCAACGAGCGGGCGTACGGCCTGATCTGGGATCGGCACCGCGACCGGGTGTTCCGTCATCTGGTGATGGGCGGCAACTCCGCAACGGATGCCGAAGACCTCACCGCCGCCGTCTTCCTCGAGCTCTGGCGTCGACGATCCAGCATCCGGTTCGTCGACGAGTCGGCGCTTCCCTGGCTGATCGTGACCGCACAGAACGTGACCAGGAACGCGACCCGGGCCCGCATCCGCTATCGACGGTTCCTGTCCCGACTGCCTCCACCGGGCGATCAACCGGACCACGCAGAATCGCACGCGGATCAGAATGACGAAATGGTCATCCGGCTGCGCGCGCTGATCTCGAAAGCGCGGCCCGTCGATGCGCAGCTGCTCGCGATGACCGCCCTGGACGGCTTCACCGTCATCGAGGCAGCCGGCGCCCTGGGCATTTCCGAGCCCGCCGCCAAGATGCGACTGTCGCGGGTGCGGTCCCGATTGCGCGCTGATCTTCAACCCGACCTATCTGCAGAAGGAGGTGCCTGATGCCTGACTTCACCCCGTCCCGCTCGGACGCGATCCGCGAAGAACTGATCCGACACGCAGCCGCATCGCTACACGGCCGCGCCACCGTCGGATCGACATCCGCGTCGGCGCCGACAGCGATCCACGCCGACCCTTCCACCCCTCGACCTGCCCGCCGGCCGCATGGGATGCAATGGGCGGCCGCAACGCTTGCGCTGATCCTGGTGGGCGGGGTCGTCGGACTCACCGCCACTGCGGCACTCAACGCCGGAACACCGACGGCGAGCACGCCCACACCGAGCGAAACCTCCACGACGCAACCGACGACCACCCCCACCCCCAGTCCGTCCACATCTGCGTCACCGACACCCGCTCCGTCGGAGCCGTCGACGATCGACCCTCTGCTGATCAGCGCGAAGGGTATCGGACCGTACCTGCTGGGCGGCTCGTACGGGAACGCTCGCGAAATGCTGGGTCTGCCTGGTCCTGAGGAACGAGATCCCTCATTCGAGGACAGGTGCCCGTGGTTCGCTTCGGCCGGTGATCTGAATCCGCTGATGACCTACGTCATCGCCCAGACCGTGAGCCAGGGCGGCGTGACCACCGGCACGGACGTCATCGGCAGCGTCAAGGTGCAGGACGGCGGCACGGGCGAGGGACCCCTGCCGCACACGGCAGAAGGCGTCGGTCTCCGATCGACCGAAGCAGACGTGCGCACCGCCTACCCGGATGCGACGGTAGAGGAGACCCTGTTCTCGGACTCGGCGCTCCGGGTCACTATGGGGGACACCTCGATCATCTTCGAGTTCAGGGACGGCCTTGCGTATATGGTCACCGTGCTGCCCGCGACCGAAGAGATCCCCCCGGAGTACTGCGCCTAGTGTTCAGTGGGCATCCGCTATTGAGAGTGCACCCAGCCGGACGACGATCAGTCCACACGGGGACGGATCAGCAGTTGCGCCCCCACACCTGCTTCGATGGGGGATCGTCATTCGACGGGGCGCTCACCGAGACGATCAACGGAGATCGGCTTGCGACTGCCGGGTAGGGGTGGTCTATCGCGGATCGCTTACATCTCAGTCGGCTGGCTGCAGACCGCCGGTGACCGTTGCTGCTGAGCCGTCGATGTCGTCGATGTAGAGGTAGTTGCCGAGGATGAGGCCTGACCTGCCCTTGCTGAGCCAGGTGTCGGTTCCTTCACATTCGTTCGCCGTCTCAGATGCAAAAGATCGCGAGTCCTGAAGACCCGCGATCCCTTGTGTTCACTGGTGCCCCCGACAGGAATCGAACCTGCGACCTTTGGTACCGGAAACCTAATCCACGTCTTTTCGGGCTCAGCGTGATGGCCGGAATCCTTGGAAAATCAACACTTTTGGCTCCCGCTCAATCAGATCGATCAGGCCCAATTCGGCACGAATGTTGTCAAAATGTTGTCACGGATCGGAGGTTGGAGCGGGCTGCATCGGGCGATGTTGAACTCGGCCCCCGAACCGTCAGGGGCACCGGCGTGTCGACTGAGAGCGGGCAGCCGTACGTCTCCGAGTAAGCCATGTTCGTCGAACGCATGGCGAGCGGGTGGACTTTAGAACTTCCAGATCAGGGGCACGTACCACACGGCGATCACGATGAAGAGAATCGCGAGCGGCAACCCGAGCTTCCAGTACTCGCCGAAGCGGTAGCCGCCCGGTTCGAGGACCATCAGGTTGGCGGGCGTGGCGATCGGGGTGAGGAAGGATGCCGCACCGGCGACGGTCAGCGCCATCATGAAGGGCTGGATCGACAGCTCCAGGGTTGCGGCGATGGAGACGGCGATTGGGGCGACGATGAGTACTGTCGCGGTGTTGCTGATGAGTTGGCCGAGCACGACTGTCAGGATCACGAGCGCCAGCAGGGCGACGTGCTCTCCCGAGTTCCCGATGAGGGTGAGCAGCCAGCTGGCGACGAGGTCGGCCGTACCGGTCTGGATGAATGCGGTCGAAAGCGGGATCATTCCGGCCACGAGCACCACGGTTGTCCAGGAGATGGAGTGGTAGGCCTGCGTGACGCTGACGGTGCGTGTCAGGACCAGTGCACTTGCCGCCAGCAGGGCAGCAACGGCCGGCGGGACGAGACCGGTCGCCAATAGCAGCACCATCACGGCCAGGATCCCGATCGCGCGCTTGGCGCCTTTGCCGAGCGGGACTGAGCGGCGCAGCTCCATGGGTGCGTCCACGACGAGCACGTTGCTGCCCTCGGTTTGCTTCTCAAGGTCGTCCCATGCGCCCTGCAGCAACAGGATGTCCCCGGCCTGGACGATGAACTCTCGGCCGCGGAGGTGCTCTTCTCCGCGGCGGGCTGCCAACAGCACGAGATCACCGCTGGGCGTGACCATGCCGACGCTCAGACTCACACCGATCAGCGGCGACCGGGGTGGCACGACGACTTCGGTGACGCCGTTGACGGGCCCGAGAATCATCGAGGTGTCCAGGCTCAGCGAGTACTGCTGACGCAGGAGACGCGCGTGGCGCACGAGGTCCATCGGCATGAGCGCTCCGTTGCGCTCGGGAAGAACATGTCTGCCGAGCAGAACGATGATCAGGATCGTCCCGATGAGGAGGGGCACCCCCACGAGGGCGAATTCGAAGTAGCCGAAAGTGTGGCCGCCGTTCTCTCCTGCGATCTCGGACACGATGATGTTCACCGGCGTTCCGGTGAGGAGCAGCATCGAGCCTGCGTGCGCGGCGAATGCGAGCGGCATGAGCAGCTGTGAGGTCGGGATGCTCGCGCGAGCGGCGACGACCACGACCAGAGGAAGGAGCGCGGCGACGGCACCGTTCACG is a window from the Microbacterium lacus genome containing:
- a CDS encoding CPBP family intramembrane glutamic endopeptidase — encoded protein: MPAHASTVLGIRPTLSVGLIPALLICLAAPAFFVVRLPWLGWALLAAGMLIAWLVRARTDAEADAARSPQTTAGVRTPSLVRDLSLITVGMLIVSVIDLKAELDNLAFLRFTLALGGAVVVPYVISRFVYRDYAIRFPWRGGGRWTAFQWSWLIGVLVLGWLILPFYFITSGVYMNWPVVDTPDLIARLFVGVGAVGIWDELFFICTVFALLRRHFPDWQANILQAIVFVSFLWELGYQAWGPLLTIPFALVQAYIFKRTRSLGYVVTVHLLFDAVVFLVLVHAHNPGLLDGIFLV
- a CDS encoding AAA family ATPase — protein: MRSRDFRQPPVVKVVPREDAPRGTPGRWPDSIPAVRELLDAGLDLQPGVTFLVGENGSGKSTLLEGIAMAYGFSAEGGSASAQHRTRPSESDLSERIRLQRGIGAPRWGYFLRAETMHGFYSYLEENPTNSPEPVFHEMSHGESFLAVLDTRFDSPGFYCLDEPEAALSFSSTLTLIATLRRIADAGGQVLCATHSPVLASLPGAHIVEVGEWGLRASAWEDLELVTHWRSYLAAPERYLRHLLD
- a CDS encoding helix-turn-helix transcriptional regulator, with translation MDNRSEVKEFLTTRRARITPDAAGLPAFGGNRRVPGLRREEVALLSGMSVDYYTRLERGDLSGVSPGVLDSLARALHLDDAEAAHLHDLAHAANTSPVARKPRKSTTTLRPSIQRLLDAITEAPAIIRNNYYDYVAANRLGRALYSPVFAEPAPNSARFAFFNPAAHDFYPDWDKVVQEFVAAMRGDAGRNPFDKRLTDLVGELATRSETFRTLWAAHDVRYHRTGVKRIHHPLVGDLELTYEAFELPADPGLQLSTFTAEPGSPSEDALTLLATWAATTDAPLTTAPKAT
- a CDS encoding aldo/keto reductase translates to MHTRTLGQGLEVSAIGLGAMGMSMSYGPNPGDRDDMIGVLRYAVAQGVTFIDTAEVYGPFVNEELVGAAIAPIRDDVVVATKFGWRIVDGTMQGTDSRPDQIRRVADASLQRLGVEAIDLFYQHRVDPAVPIEDVAGAVGELVAAGKVKHFGLSEAGAGTIRRAHAVFPVTAVQSEYSLWTRDPEAAVLPVCDELGIGFVPFSPLGKGFFTGAVTPDATFAPGEIRARVPRFEAENLAANQALIDHITALAATRSASPAQVALAWLLAQRPYIVPIPGTRRRERIDENAAATTVGLSADDLADLNSLVDRLGVAGNRYDDAGMGMVGR
- a CDS encoding VOC family protein; its protein translation is MELTLDNDIRMPALGFGVFQTTPDETVAAVHAALETGYRLIDTAAAYGGAQTVFPTDSFATGVEFIRRIALVTDAVGREPDIDLRPEAAVVRTAATPRGRLDTADVELVRSIAGIAAELGLAPDPSRLHTIQIAIAEAEDRSTQEFWVAALGYESLDGIIVDPLRRGPRMWFDEIAAPGRGRTHIDVAVPNDRAAERVTAILDAGGRLADDSHAPQWWTFASPDNHGVDIAAWGDIDDGAASTVDAHDQ
- a CDS encoding sigma-70 family RNA polymerase sigma factor; translation: MRDESDQSVWQQLLAGNERAYGLIWDRHRDRVFRHLVMGGNSATDAEDLTAAVFLELWRRRSSIRFVDESALPWLIVTAQNVTRNATRARIRYRRFLSRLPPPGDQPDHAESHADQNDEMVIRLRALISKARPVDAQLLAMTALDGFTVIEAAGALGISEPAAKMRLSRVRSRLRADLQPDLSAEGGA
- a CDS encoding SLC13 family permease, with product MDPVAATLLILALSIAAFVSNRLPLGIVAIGVSLALFFTGVLSLPDALAGFGDPTVLFIAALFVVSESLDATGVTAWAGQKLIARAGTRRIALLVVISLLVAGVTALISVNGAVAALLPLVVVVAARASIPTSQLLMPLAFAAHAGSMLLLTGTPVNIIVSEIAGENGGHTFGYFEFALVGVPLLIGTILIIVLLGRHVLPERNGALMPMDLVRHARLLRQQYSLSLDTSMILGPVNGVTEVVVPPRSPLIGVSLSVGMVTPSGDLVLLAARRGEEHLRGREFIVQAGDILLLQGAWDDLEKQTEGSNVLVVDAPMELRRSVPLGKGAKRAIGILAVMVLLLATGLVPPAVAALLAASALVLTRTVSVTQAYHSISWTTVVLVAGMIPLSTAFIQTGTADLVASWLLTLIGNSGEHVALLALVILTVVLGQLISNTATVLIVAPIAVSIAATLELSIQPFMMALTVAGAASFLTPIATPANLMVLEPGGYRFGEYWKLGLPLAILFIVIAVWYVPLIWKF